In Anaerobacillus isosaccharinicus, one genomic interval encodes:
- a CDS encoding sensor histidine kinase has protein sequence MSYLFLQFPQVNKKYRQFIIASISMLGIALCMLFPYYDLDGAIYDLRIIPFLLGALYGGRKVAASLFIGLLLVRFYIEFDPGFFVSAVHAFLLLLFTYHFSSLFLKSKLSRQLLITLSLVFVMAFLNYSIFFIFYFERLNYSLITSALNHFTILSLTLILVLYIIEYIKRDLKFKEELNGAEKLRVVSQLAASVSHEVRNPLTVTKGFLQLLRNENIEYEKQKEYLALSLQELDRAEQTITNYLNFAKPSEKYNVEKLCLKKEIEYLVEVITPYALMQGVEIVISTLKDGRFVFGDKHRLRQCLISIAKNGIEAMPNGGELTICTRKGIEENVISIKDNGVGMSQEDLERLGTPLKTKEVGTGIGTMVAYSIIKEMGGKVKVESKRGIGTEFSLVFPNEK, from the coding sequence CAATTTCCACAAGTGAATAAGAAGTATCGGCAGTTTATCATAGCTTCTATTTCTATGCTTGGGATTGCTTTATGTATGTTGTTTCCATACTACGATCTTGATGGGGCTATTTATGATTTACGAATTATTCCATTTTTATTAGGAGCATTATATGGAGGGAGAAAGGTAGCGGCTTCCCTATTTATTGGTTTATTGTTAGTCAGGTTTTATATTGAGTTTGATCCAGGTTTTTTTGTTAGTGCTGTTCATGCATTTCTCTTGTTGCTATTCACTTACCATTTTTCTTCACTATTTTTGAAAAGTAAGCTATCGAGGCAACTCTTAATAACTCTCTCTCTTGTTTTTGTAATGGCATTTTTAAACTATAGTATTTTCTTCATTTTTTATTTTGAACGATTAAATTATTCTTTAATTACTTCTGCCCTAAACCACTTTACTATTCTGAGCTTAACCTTAATCTTAGTACTATACATAATTGAATATATTAAACGAGATTTAAAGTTTAAAGAAGAGCTCAATGGCGCCGAGAAATTGCGTGTTGTGAGTCAATTAGCAGCAAGTGTTTCTCATGAAGTTCGAAATCCATTAACAGTTACGAAAGGGTTTTTGCAATTATTAAGAAACGAGAATATCGAATATGAAAAACAGAAGGAGTATTTAGCACTATCTTTACAGGAATTGGATCGAGCAGAGCAGACAATTACTAACTACTTAAATTTTGCAAAGCCAAGCGAAAAGTATAATGTAGAGAAGCTTTGTTTAAAAAAAGAAATTGAATATCTTGTTGAGGTGATCACACCGTACGCCTTAATGCAAGGTGTAGAGATCGTCATTTCTACGCTGAAAGATGGTAGATTTGTTTTTGGAGATAAGCATCGATTACGCCAATGTTTAATTAGCATAGCTAAAAATGGAATTGAAGCGATGCCTAATGGTGGAGAGCTAACAATTTGTACTAGAAAGGGAATCGAAGAAAATGTCATTTCAATTAAGGATAATGGGGTTGGAATGTCACAAGAAGATTTAGAACGGTTGGGTACACCACTAAAGACAAAAGAAGTAGGCACAGGTATTGGTACGATGGTTGCTTACAGCATCATTAAAGAGATGGGCGGCAAAGTGAAAGTGGAAAGTAAGCGTGGTATCGGAACTGAATTTTCACTAGTGTTTCCTAATGAAAAATAA
- the trhA gene encoding PAQR family membrane homeostasis protein TrhA, producing the protein MTTTHTYSKGEEIANAITHGIGIIFSISALTLLIVFAALEGSVASIISYTVYGVTMLLLYVSSTLLHAFPEGKVKNLFEIFDHSSIYLFIAGSYTPILINVIGGKLGVYLLAILWSIAAIGILFKIFFVKRFLYASTMLYIVMGWLIVFAWQPLVTNFDDVGLILLIIGGLLYTIGALFYMFRWFPFHHMVWHLFVLAGTIVHFFAILIFA; encoded by the coding sequence GTGACGACCACTCATACGTACTCAAAGGGTGAAGAAATTGCGAACGCCATCACCCATGGAATTGGGATTATTTTTAGTATTTCTGCATTAACATTGTTAATTGTTTTTGCTGCTTTAGAAGGTTCTGTAGCATCTATTATTAGCTACACTGTTTATGGAGTGACAATGCTACTTTTGTATGTATCGTCAACACTTCTTCACGCCTTCCCAGAAGGAAAAGTAAAGAATTTATTCGAGATTTTTGACCACTCGTCCATATACTTATTTATCGCAGGATCTTATACACCAATTTTAATAAATGTTATCGGCGGAAAACTAGGGGTCTATTTGCTAGCGATTTTATGGTCTATTGCCGCAATAGGTATCTTGTTTAAAATATTTTTTGTTAAACGCTTTTTGTATGCTTCAACAATGCTCTACATTGTTATGGGCTGGCTCATTGTTTTCGCTTGGCAACCTTTAGTGACAAATTTTGATGATGTTGGTTTAATCCTATTAATTATTGGTGGTTTATTGTATACAATTGGAGCATTATTTTATATGTTTCGCTGGTTCCCGTTTCATCATATGGTTTGGCATCTGTTTGTCCTAGCTGGAACGATCGTCCACTTTTTTGCGATATTGATATTTGCATAA